In Ostrea edulis chromosome 4, xbOstEdul1.1, whole genome shotgun sequence, a single window of DNA contains:
- the LOC125671545 gene encoding uncharacterized protein LOC125671545 isoform X1, producing MVECLLQNQKFMSSSPASAMAASNQRRKHVVMTSLISYLNECLTESGFRGTVAAIMYGTCSVSMAFINKTLMTSFEFDYPVFIMVTQMLFTITLLEVLSFMSLIEMPRYTLQRGKSFALPALFYGINSVLGLSALSHMNIAMYGVLKRCVPLVTMFLAVAVLKKPVPTKATILSVCVLTMGCIIAGYGDLKFNWLAYVCGGLSNLSQSLYLLLVQRYCEKDISTVETLQLNSVNTLPFLTMYMFLNGEVFMVTKYSPEQPISFFVIFIFAVSMGCLLNYTLFLCTSLTSALTTSVVGGLKAMVQTLFGLFTFGGISHNLPTYIGISMNLSGGVWYIYEKYAEGQRSGTGSNVMKKITSLSTAEDFHKLKTQQSSVANGVKLTSHSNLQSISEEIHERHHQSHSNDTVISFDQKN from the exons atggtagagtgTTTGCTTCAAAACCAGAAGTTCATGAGTTCAAGTCCCGCTTCTGCGATGGCTGCGTCAAACCAAAGACGTAAACACG tTGTGATGACAAGCTTGATCAGTTACCTCAATGAGTGTCTCACAGAATCAGGCTTCCGGGGAACTGTTGCTGCCATCATGTATGGAACCTGTTCTGTTTCCATGGCatttataaacaaaacattgatgaCATCCTTTGAATTTGATTACCCAGTCTTCATCATGGTGACTCAGATGCTGTTTACCATTACACTCTTGGAGGTTTTATCATTCATGAGTCTCATTGAAATGCCCAGATACACCTTGCAGCGTGGGAAATCGTTTGCATTGCCTGCCTTGTTTTATGGAATTAACTCCGTTTTAGGATTGAGTGCCCTCAGTCACATGAACATTGCCATGTATGGTGTTCTCAAAAGATGTGTACCCCTTGTAACTATGTTCTTAGCTGTAGCCGTATTGAAAAAACCTGTTCCGACCAAAGCAACAATTTTGTCAGTCTGTGTTCTGACTATGGGTTGCATTATTGCAG GTTATGGAGATCTGAAATTTAACTGGCTGGCGTATGTGTGTGGAGGATTGAGTAACCTTTCTCAATCTCTTTATCTTCTGCTTGTTCAGAGATACTGTGAGAAAGACATTAGTACTGTGGAAACTCTTCAGCTGAACAGTGTCAACACACTACCATTTCTAACCATGTACATGTTTCTTAATGGTGAAGTATTTATGGTCACTAAATACAGTCCCGAACAACCTATATccttttttgtgattttcatcTTTGCTGTGAGCATGGGTTGTCTCCTAAATTACACATTATTTCTGTGTACAAGTTTAACCTCTGCATTGACTACAAGCGTTGTTGGAGGACTTAAGGCTATGGTGCAGACTTTGTTTGGATTATTTACTTTTGGGGGCATTAGCCACAACTTGCCCACCTATATCGGTATATCAATGAACTTGTCAGGAGGTGTGTGGTACATTTATGAGAAGTATGCCGAGGGCCAAAGATCTGGTACAGGATCAAATGTAATGAAAAAGATAACCAGTCTCTCAACTGCAGAAGATTTTCACAAACTCAAGACACAGCAATCCTCAGTTGCTAATGGTGTGAAATTGACATCTCATTCTAATTTACAGTCCATATCAGAAGAAATTCATGAAAGACATCATCAATCACATTCCAATGACACTGTTATCTCATTTGATCAAAAAAATTGA
- the LOC125671545 gene encoding uncharacterized protein LOC125671545 isoform X2, translating into MTSLISYLNECLTESGFRGTVAAIMYGTCSVSMAFINKTLMTSFEFDYPVFIMVTQMLFTITLLEVLSFMSLIEMPRYTLQRGKSFALPALFYGINSVLGLSALSHMNIAMYGVLKRCVPLVTMFLAVAVLKKPVPTKATILSVCVLTMGCIIAGYGDLKFNWLAYVCGGLSNLSQSLYLLLVQRYCEKDISTVETLQLNSVNTLPFLTMYMFLNGEVFMVTKYSPEQPISFFVIFIFAVSMGCLLNYTLFLCTSLTSALTTSVVGGLKAMVQTLFGLFTFGGISHNLPTYIGISMNLSGGVWYIYEKYAEGQRSGTGSNVMKKITSLSTAEDFHKLKTQQSSVANGVKLTSHSNLQSISEEIHERHHQSHSNDTVISFDQKN; encoded by the exons ATGACAAGCTTGATCAGTTACCTCAATGAGTGTCTCACAGAATCAGGCTTCCGGGGAACTGTTGCTGCCATCATGTATGGAACCTGTTCTGTTTCCATGGCatttataaacaaaacattgatgaCATCCTTTGAATTTGATTACCCAGTCTTCATCATGGTGACTCAGATGCTGTTTACCATTACACTCTTGGAGGTTTTATCATTCATGAGTCTCATTGAAATGCCCAGATACACCTTGCAGCGTGGGAAATCGTTTGCATTGCCTGCCTTGTTTTATGGAATTAACTCCGTTTTAGGATTGAGTGCCCTCAGTCACATGAACATTGCCATGTATGGTGTTCTCAAAAGATGTGTACCCCTTGTAACTATGTTCTTAGCTGTAGCCGTATTGAAAAAACCTGTTCCGACCAAAGCAACAATTTTGTCAGTCTGTGTTCTGACTATGGGTTGCATTATTGCAG GTTATGGAGATCTGAAATTTAACTGGCTGGCGTATGTGTGTGGAGGATTGAGTAACCTTTCTCAATCTCTTTATCTTCTGCTTGTTCAGAGATACTGTGAGAAAGACATTAGTACTGTGGAAACTCTTCAGCTGAACAGTGTCAACACACTACCATTTCTAACCATGTACATGTTTCTTAATGGTGAAGTATTTATGGTCACTAAATACAGTCCCGAACAACCTATATccttttttgtgattttcatcTTTGCTGTGAGCATGGGTTGTCTCCTAAATTACACATTATTTCTGTGTACAAGTTTAACCTCTGCATTGACTACAAGCGTTGTTGGAGGACTTAAGGCTATGGTGCAGACTTTGTTTGGATTATTTACTTTTGGGGGCATTAGCCACAACTTGCCCACCTATATCGGTATATCAATGAACTTGTCAGGAGGTGTGTGGTACATTTATGAGAAGTATGCCGAGGGCCAAAGATCTGGTACAGGATCAAATGTAATGAAAAAGATAACCAGTCTCTCAACTGCAGAAGATTTTCACAAACTCAAGACACAGCAATCCTCAGTTGCTAATGGTGTGAAATTGACATCTCATTCTAATTTACAGTCCATATCAGAAGAAATTCATGAAAGACATCATCAATCACATTCCAATGACACTGTTATCTCATTTGATCAAAAAAATTGA
- the LOC125671544 gene encoding phosphatidylinositol N-acetylglucosaminyltransferase subunit Q-like, which yields MDSTIWTVFVSSDFLNEPFYKLCGKIVEEDCFVLVLDKYYVDTRGCDKAIGTFHQVPGIKSNGEESRKSLHPPNNIFIDLYCNRDGNILCKITKHLETLKCNIVIFEPQELLDSYFFSWDTLSTISRKNVINILSKEINTKEPHVRIPKIHQLQILWLFFFQFVGFLLDNRIAKFGPFKFAANCSSLLVHQTMRRQEYLAARRSDSRVLRKQLGLANVCWRQLLDSLLGMVLMYFFMYNSMSDEVAAHIITWAYAVAEYLHSLVEWLMGAPAGLKLNKQLTEFLGHFFLYHIYLWKGYLGILQPVLGSVLWYTSLLGLLGLTAQLCFLRDVLSVMTLHIYCFYVYAARLYQFQAYALSAFWRLFRGKKWNMLRQRLDSVRYDVDQLFLGTLLFTILLFTLPTSALYYVVFTLLRLVVLTAHQLIYKIVKTLDLLPVFSILMWSVNSRLVNGDILFTIIPQKNRDISSLFSLQVIRMPFGKLLTRSENPFRNVSGQHCHWSQLIGDLVKGRLIYPWVEVSNS from the exons ATGGATAGCACGATATGGACTGTGTTTGTATCCTCTGACTTCCTAAACGAACCTTTCTACAAACTTTGTGGGAAAATTGTAGAAGAGGATTGTTTTGTTCTTGTTTTAGACAAGTACTACGTTGATACAAGAGGCTGTGATAAAGCAATAGGTACATTTCATCAGGTTCCTGGGATAAAGTCAAACGGAGAAGAAAGCAGAAAATCACTGCACCCACCCAACAACATATTCATTGACCTATATTGTAACCGTGATGGAAATATTTTGTGCAAAATAACTAAACACCTTGAAACACTAAAATGCAACATTGTGATATTTGAACCACAAGAATTGTTAGACTCTTACTTTTTTAGTTGGGATACTTTGTCAACAATTAGCCGTAAAAACGTAATAAACATTTTGTCAAAAGAGATTAACACCAAGGAACCCCATGTCAGAATACCCAAGATTCATCAGTTACAGATTCTATGGCTGTTTTTCTTTCAGTTTGTTGGATTTTTGCTGGATAATAG GATTGCAAAATTTGGACCATTCAAGTTTGCAGCAAATTGTTCTTCATTGCTAGTACATCAGACTATGAGACGACAGGAATATCTGGCTGCAAGAAGGAGTGACTCTAGAGTTTTAAGGAAACAGCTCGG GTTAGCAAACGTTTGTTGGAGACAGTTGTTGGACTCGCTGCTTGGAATGGTTTTGATGTACTTTTTCATGTACAACAGTATGTCTGATGAAGTCGCTGCACACATCATCACATGGGCTTAT GCAGTAGCTGAATACCTCCATTCACTGGTGGAATGGTTGATGGGTGCCCCAGCAGGTCTTAAACTAAACAAACAGCTGACAGAATTTTTAGGGCACTTTTTCCTCTATCATATTTACCTCTGGAAAG GATATCTCGGGATACTACAACCAGTTCTGGGCAGTGTGTTGTGGTACACCTCCCTGTTAGGACTATTGGGATTGACAGCACAGCTGTGTTTTCTGCGCGATGTGCTGTCAGTGATGACTCTACATATATATTGCTTTTATGTTTATGCTGCAAG GCTGTATCAATTCCAAGCATATGCCTTGTCAGCCTTTTGGCGCTTGTTTCGAGGTAAAAAGTGGAATATGTTGCGGCAGCGATTGGACTCGGTCCGTTATGATGTTGACCAACTTTTCCTCGGAACTCTATTGTTCACGATACTTCTCTTCACTCTACCAACATCTGCACTCTATTATGTTGTCTTCACATTG CTTCGACTTGTTGTATTAACAGCTCATCAACTGatttataaaattgtcaaaactTTAGATTTGTTGCCTGTATTTTCGATTTTGATGTGGAGTGTAAATTCTAGACTTGTTAATG GAGATATTTTATTCACCATCATTCCACAGAAAAATAGAGACATTTCCTCATTATTTTCACTACAA GTAATACGAATGCCATTTGGAAAACTCCTGACGAGAAGTGAAAACCCTTTTCGAAATGTTTCTGGTCAACATTGTCATTGGAGTCAACTGATTGGTGACCTTGTGAAAGGACGTTTGATTTACCCATGGGTGGAAGTGTCCAACTCTTAA